The Amycolatopsis sp. QT-25 genomic sequence CCACCCGAGCACTTGCCGATCGTCCACTTGAACCAGTGGTCGGGCGAGCCGGGTGCCGCGCTGGCGTCGAGATCCACGTGAATGGTCCCGCCGGGGAAGAAGCCCGACGCGAGCGAGCAGCTTGTAGTCGTGTAACACTCCTTCGGCCCCGCACCGCCGGCCGCGTGGGCCGCACCGGCTCCCGCGATCGCGGTGCCCAGTACGGTTCCGGCCACGAGCGCGGCCGCTCCGATCTTCTTCACTATGACTCCCCAGTCAGGTTTTCTTCGCCTCGTGGCGATTTCCTGGAGACCCTACTGGACCAGGACGAGCCTGTACGGACTTTCGCCTTTTCGCCTGGCGGCCACGGCTGGTCCACTGTGGACGAGTCATGGCGGATGTTTCAGGAAGCGGGTTCCACCGCCGTCTCGGACGCCGCTTTCCTGCCGCGCATCTCGGGTACGACGGCCGAACACAAGATCGACCGAAGCATCCTGTCCGATTCGGACGGTGGAGCCGTTGCTCCTCCCGGCCCAGGCGACCGCGAGCGCTACCGGGGCCGGACGCCCGCGAGGACGGCGTCCAGGCTCGGAAGCCAGCGCTGCCGGGGGTCCGGTGCCGAGAGCCATTCCGCGTGGGCTTCGGCGCGTCCGGAGTCGACCGGCAAGGGAAGCAGTGCGCCCCAGGCGAGCACTTCGACGTGTGGTGGCAGGGAGATCCGAGGCGGGATCAGCCCGTCGGACTCGGCGAGGATGGCCACGCGCGGGCCCTGCTGGGTCAGCACCGCGATGGCGGGACCCTCGCAGCCGGTCTCGGCGAGCCGGGTGAGGACCTGGGCACCGTTGATCTTGGGCAGGGTCACCGCGCAGATCCCGCTTCCCAGCACCAGGAACGGCTGCGTGCCACGCCATTTCAGGGACCAGCCGAAGAGACGGCTGTAGAACGCGTCGCCCCGTGGGCGGATCGAATCCACCGAACCCACTGACGAGCGGGACTCGATCGGAAGCACTTGCTGGTCCAGCGACATCGTCGGCGCCTTCCGGACGGCGGACGGGACACGACGGCCCCAGGAGCACCGTCAGCGTAACGGCACTCAGTGCCACTAGCAAGTGGCTGCTACCGTCCCGCTATGACCGATTCGCCGCGCCGGGCGCCGGTGACCAGGGCCGGGGCGACCCCCGCGGGCCGCCGCCGGTTGCGCCGCGCCCTCGCCGCCGCGGCCGTGGACCTGTTCGTGGCCAAGGGCTACGAGGCCACCACGGTGGACGAGATCGCGGCCGCCGCGGGGGTGGGCCGCCGGACGTTCTTCCGGTATTTCGACGCCAAGGACGACGTGCTCTTCGCCAACCACGACGAGATCGTGGCCGAAATGGAGGAGACGTTCGCCGCCGCGGCTCCCGATCGCGACCCGGTGGAGGTGGCCTGCGCCGCCGTCGGCCTGGTCCTCGACTCCTACGCCGCGGAACTCGACGTCTCACTCAAGCGGTTCACCCTGACGCGGACGGTGCCTTCGTTGCGGGACAAGGAAGTCGCGACCGTCGACCGCTACCAGCGGGTGCTCGCCCGTTACCTGGGGGCACGGTTCACGGAGCAGGGCGACGAGACGGCGAGCCTGCGCGCGGCCGTGGCCGCCGCGGCGATCGCGGCCGCCAACAACCACGTGCTCCGGCGTTGGCTGCGCAGTGGCGGGCAGGACGACATCGCGGCCAGCGCGGCGGAGGCCTTCGCGCTGGTCATCGACGCGTTCAGGGCCGAACCCGACGCAGCGGACGACGCCGAAACGACGGTGGTCGCCGTCTTGACCACGGCGACCCCGCTGCACGCCGTCATCGCCAAGGTGAACGCCGCTTTGAACGAGTCGTAGCCCTCTTTGGCACTCAGTGCCATGACGGGAGTCGAAGGTAGGGTGACTTCCGATGATCACCCGACAACGCCTGCGAGCGTGGTGGGATGCCCTGCGCTACACGGCATTCACCGGAACCGACGCCCCGCCGGAGCGTTCGGCGGGGTTGCGCTGGCTGCGTGCGCTGGCGATCGCCGGATGCGGACTCTGGGCGGGTTTCGTCACGTTCTCGACCGTCTCGGTGTCGCCTCCCGCGAAGACGTTCAACGTGCTCGTCACCGTGCTGCCCTGCCTGCTCGCGGTGCGTTCGCCGCTGTGGGGATGGCGCACGCTGATCGCCGGCGTCGTGAGCACCCCGCTCACCCTGCCCGGCATCGCCGCCTCCTGGGGCTGGCCGTGGGCGCCGGGCCTCGCGCTCACCGCGGCGCTCGTCTTCTACCTCGTGGGGGAGAGCAACGATCAGGCGGAACTGACCTGGGCGGGACTGATCTCGTTCGGTGCCGCCACGCCCTTCCTGAAGGATTGGCGTGACGCGGCGCTGCTCGTGCTGCTGGGCGGGATCGCGTTCTTCCTCGGCAACACGGTCCGGCAGCGGAGGCTCGCCGAAGAAGAACGCGCGGCACAACAGGAACGCCGGCTCGCCCAGGAGACCCGGGCGGCCCTCCTGGAAGAACGTGCCGGCATCGCGAGGGAGCTGCACGACGTGGTCGCGCACCACATGTCCGTACTCGCGGTGCGCGCGGACTCGGCGCGGTTCCGGTTCGCCGATCCGGCCAAGGCCGGCCGTGAAGCCGAGATCTGGCAGGAGTTCGCCGATCTCGCCGGAACCGCCCGTGAAGGACTGACCGAGCTGCGCAGGCTGCTCGGCGTACTCCGCTCCGAGGAGCACGCGCTGCCGACTTCGCCGCAGCCGGGACTGGGCAGGGTGGTCGAACTCGTGGAGGGGGTGAGGGCCGCCGGCACGGCGTGCGAACTCCACCTGCGGGGCGACCTCGACACCGTCCCGGTCGGGGTCGCGTTGTCGGTGTTCCGGATCGTGCAGGAGGCCCTCAGCAACGCGATCCAGCACGCTCCAGGGGCGCCGATCTCCGTCGGACTCACCGCCGGGCCGGAGTCCGTCCGGCTGCTCATCGAGAACGGCCCCGGCGACGGTCCGAGAAGGACGGAACGGACCGGGAGCGGACACGGTTTGCTGGGCATGCGGGAGCGGGCGGCTATGCTCGCGGCTGATCTTGAGACAGGGGAGCGGCCGGACGGTGGTTTCCTCGTCGCGCTGACCGTTCCGCTCGATCGTGAGGGGCATCCGCAACCGTGATCTCGGTGGTCATCGCCGACGACCAGACCATGGTCAGGCAGAGTTTCCGCGCCGTGCTCGACGCACAGCCCGACATGCGGGTGCTGGGGGAGGCCGCGGACGGGAACACCGCCGTCGCGCTGTGCGCGGAACTCGCACCGGACGTCGTGCTGATGGACGTACGCATGCCCGAACTCGACGGGATCGAGGCGACCCGGCGGGTCGTGGCGGAACGGCAAGCAGTGCGCGTGCTGATCCTCACCACCTTCGACATCGACGAATACGTGTTCGGCGGGCTGCGGGCGGGCGCCAGCGGCTTCCTGCTGAAGGACTCCCCGCTCGACGACCTGGTCACCGCGGTCAGGGTGGTGGCCGCCGGCAATGCGTTGTTCGCGCCGACGATCACCAGGCGGTTGATCGGCGAGTTCACCCGCACCCACGCCTCGGCGCACTCGGGTCATTCCCTCGTGACCGAGCTGACCGCGCGTGAGACGGAAGTGCTCCGGCTGGTCGCTCGCGGCCTCTCCAACACGGAGATCGCCCAAGCGCTGGTCATTGCGGAACAGACGGCGAAATCCCATGTCAGCAGAGTTTTCGCCAAGCTCGGGGTGCGTGATCGTGCGCAAGCGGTCATGGTCGCGTACGAGGCGGGGCTGGTCGTGCCGGGAACCACGCCCTGATACCGGGGTAGGGGCAGGCGAGAAACCGGGTACCGGGGTAGCGGCGCCAAGACGGTTCCCCGGGGCGATGTCTCCTGGCGTGGTTCCGGAGATCGTTCCCCCATGAAGTGGTCACGAGGGCGACGCCTCGACCCGGCGCTGATCGTGGTCGGCGCAGCGATGATGGTGTGCGCCTTGGTGGCGCTCGGCTGGTGGATCCGGGAGCTTCCCCTCGGCGTCGATTCGGCGGTGTACCGGGCAGGCGGGTTCGCCGTGGTGCGAAAAGAAAGTCTCTACTCGCCCTTGCGGGCGCTCCCCGGCTGGGCGCCTGAGCTGCCGTTCACCTACCCACCGTTCGCCGCGCTGCTGTTCAGCTCACTGACCGCGCTGCCCACCCAGCTGTGCTGGGGTCTGCTCGCGCTGGCGGCCGCGCCGTCGCTCTACTTCGCGCTCCGGCCGTTCGCGGACCGGGCCCACCTGCCGCTTCTGTTGCTCGGCGCGTTCGCGCTCCAGCCGGTGTGGCAGACCATCGGTCTCGGGCAGGTGAACCTCGTGCTGATGGCCGCCGTGGTGACGGATCTGCTGCTTCTGCGTGATTCGCGCCGGTGCGGAATCATGATCGGGATCGTCGCGGCCGTCAAACTGGTCCCGCTGATCTTCATCGTCCACCTCTTGGTGGCGCGGCGTACCGCCGACGCGGCACGGGCACTGGCGGCCTTTCTCGGTGCGACGGTGTTCGCGATGGTCGTCCTGCCGGCCGACTCCGTTCGCTTCTGGACATCGGCGATCTTCAACGACCATTTCGCCGAGATGAAGGGCTGGGTGGGAAACCAGTCGTGGCAGGGATTCGTCGCGCGGACCGTCCCGGAAGGACGGACGGCCACGGTGGTGATCGTGGTGTCCGGCGTGGTTTTCGCGGTATTGTCGATGTGGTTCGTGCACCGCCTTCACCGGGCGGGTGACGACCGGGCCGCGGTGCTGGTCACGGCAGGATGCTCCCTGCTGATCAGCCCGATCTCGTGGACCCACCACTGGGTGTGGGTGGTGCCCGCCATCGGCTTCTTCGCCGCCGGGGGGCATCGCGAAGTGGCGCTGGCGGTCGCCGTCGTGTTCACCGGATGGACGGTCGCCGTGGTCCCGGGCGGCGGGGGAGCGGAGCGTGACTGGAACCTCGTACAGGCTTTGATCGGCAACGCCTACCTGCTCACCCTTCTCATCGTGGGATTCTTTCGCCTACCTTGGCGTATAACGCTATATATGCTTGGGCAATTCGTTTCCACGTCTTCACGTTCGAAACGCCAAAATGCCGGCGACGACGCAGACGCGGGTCGCGGCCGGCAGAATCCGGTACACGGTGATCACGCTCCAGGGAATCATGGCAAGCCGACGGCCACCAAGGCGCCGAACAGCGGGGTGGGGCAACGGGTAGTAGAGGACGATTGGGACGAAGATCCGGACCGAGTTCAACGCGGCGGCCGGTGGTGAGCATCCTTCCGGGGCGGCCCACGCGAGGGTCGCGGCGAACGTCAGCGGACCCAGGGCGGCGGTGACCGTGGACTTCGTGTTGAGCGGCCCGGCGACGAACACGACGCCGACCACGATGGCGGCCATCAGTGGGGAGACCCCGGTGAGTCCTTCCCGGTAGGGCTTGAGTTGCTCGTCGGACACCGCGGCGTTCAGCGCGTACCGAACCATTCACCTGCTCATCGCCGCTCAGGCAAGGAATCCGTTCCTGGAGAGGGCGTATCGGTCATTGGGGGAGAGGGGCAGCGGTTCAGGTTGTTCGCGATGCTCGGCTCCGCCAGGGGAGTCGGACGTATGCGCCGGCACATCGAGAACGCCGAGCATCGCGTCCCGGAAGACCGAAAGTTCGTCGAGGCGGCGGAACTCCCGGCGAGAGACTGACCTTCCTTCACCTGTATAACGCCCTATACGATAGGGGTTTGTTGAAATCATTAACGAATTCGAAAAATCTCGCTAGGACAGGACAAGCTTGATCAACCCTTGGCGAGCAAGCCAAGAAAGAAGACTCGGATGTCCTCGGCCAGGAGGTCTGGCACCTCCATCGCGGCGAAGTGCCCGCCACGCTCGAACTCCGACCAGTGTCGGATGTCGTACAGCCGCTCGGCCAGCGATCGCACGGACTGTGTGATGTCGGACGGGAACACCGCGACGCCGAGCGGGACCGGACACGGCTCGGTCCCGCGCGGGGTCTCGTGGTGCAGTCGCGCGGAGGAGGCCGCGGTCGCGGTCAGCCAGTACAGCGAGACGTCGGTGAGCATCCGGTCGTCGCTGACCGGTGAGCGAGGATCCGTCCACTGCGCGAAACGCTCGGCGATCCAGGCCAGTTGGCCGACCGGGGAATCGGTCAGCGCGTAGCCGAGGGTCTGCGGGGTCGCGGCCTGCAAAGCCTGGTACGGCGGTCGATTCGCCATCAGCTGCCGAACCCTGTCCACTCGGGCTTCGTCCTTTCCGGACAGTTCGACACCGGGTTCCGGCCGGGTCGGCAGGTAGTTGACGTGCACGCCGACGACGCGGCCGGGAGCCGCCGAACCGAGCGCGATCGAGATGCCCGAGCCGAAGTCGCCGCCTTGTGCGCCGTAGCGCTCGTAGCCGAGCCTGTGCATCAGTTCGGCCCAGGCGCGCGCGATCCGGGTGACGTCCCAGCCGCGTTCGTGGGTCGGGCCGGAGAAACCGTAACCGGGGATGGACGGAACGACCAGGTGGAAGTTCCGTGACAGTGGCTCGATCACGTCGAGGAACTCCAGGAACGAACCGGGCCAGCCGTGGGTGAGGATCAGTGCGAGCGCGTCCGGATTCGCGGACCGGACGTGGACGAAATGGATGTTCTGGCCGTCGATTTCGGTGGTGAAGTGAGGAAGCTCGTTGAGCTCGGCTTCGTGGGCGCGCCAGTCGTAGCCGGTGCGCCAGTGCTCGGCCAGTTCCTTGAGTCGTGCCAGCGGAAAACCGTAGTCCCAGCCGGCGTCGGCGATCTCGTTGGGCCAGCGGGTGCGGGACAGGCGGTCGTGGAGGTCGTCGAGGTCGGTTTGGGGGATGTCGATGCGGAAGGGCTTGATCACGGTCTTGGCTCCCAGTGGTCATTTGGTGCATAAACATTTAGCTAGTCAACGTTTGGTACCCGAACGATACCGTAATCGTTCGGGTCCCCAACGATTGGTTAGACTCGTCACATGGAGAACTCGTCCGAAGAGATGCCCGTCCGGTGGCAGGGGCTGCCCAGCTGGCTGCTCACGCAGACCGCGAACCACGCGCATCGCCTGGTGACCGACGGGTTCTCCGCCGTCGACGGCCGGGGCTACCACTACCGCGTCCTGGCGACGCTGGAGGAGCTCGGGCCTGCCAGCCAGGCGACTCTGGGCCGTCGCAGCGGAATCCACGTCAGCGAGATGGTCGCGACGATCAACGAGCTCGCCGAACGTGAACTGGTCGAGCGTGCCCCGGATCCCGCCGACCGGCGCCGTAACGTCATCTCGTTGACCACCGCGGGCAAGCGGCAGTTGCGGAAGTTGGAGAAACAGCTGGCCGAGCGCCAGGACGAACTGCTCGAACCGCTGTCACCCGGGGAGCGGGAGCAGCTCAGCGAGCTGCTGTCGAAGCTGCTGGACCACCACGACCGGCGGATCGGCGCTGACCTCTCGTGAGGAGCGATTCGGGTTCTGCTGAGCCTTCTCTCGGGTACCTACTGCGTGACCTGCGGTATTTCTTGCGTGATGCCGCGTGGTGAAGTACCTGAAGGCCCCCTTCGCCTAGGCGCAAGGAAGGGGGCTGGGGAAGGCGTGCAGGAGAAATCCGGAGGCCGACGGCTTCGACCGTCGGAGCCGTGGGCGGGGCGGGGCAACACAAGATCGAGGTTGGCCGCAAGCCTGAGTTGTGGCCTTCACCACCTGGTTCGAGCTGAAAAATCTTCGGGAACGAACGACGAACTGACCTCACATTGTGGACACTCTGATCGTGCTCCGAGAAGTCGACGACCTCGATCGACCCGCTGTTCCCGAGACGGCGCCCCGGCAGGGGCGTCCAGCGCGTATGTTCGAGAGAGTCTTCACGCACCTGTCCTGGTCGCCTTATCCGCGGGCGATCGCGCTGTACGTGGTCATCCGCACGGCGAGTGTCCAGTTGCTGGACCTGCTGGCCGCCCGTCGTGGTGCGACGCTGACCGATCGGCTGACCGCGTGGGACGGTCAGTGGTATCTGCGGCTGGCAGTGCACGGGTACGCGGATCTGCCGGGGACGTTGGACGCGGCGAGGCAGCCGTATTCGGACGCGCCGATGGCGTTCTTCCCGCTGTATCCGAGGCTCGTCGGTGCGGTGATGTGGCTCGGGTCCGACGTCGTGACCGCGGCACTGACGGTGTCGGTGATCGCCGGTCTCGTGCTGGCTTGCGGGCTGATCCGGATCGGGCGTGCGGTGTCGCCGGATGGGGGTGACCGGACCGGGTTGCTGCTGGTGGCGTTGTGGGCCGGGGCGCCGATGGCGATCGTGTTCTCGATGGCCTACACGGAAGCGGTGTTCTGTGCTTTCGCGGTGTGGGCGCTGGTGGGGGTGCTGGAGCGGCGCTGGATGCTGGCCGGGCTGTGCGCTTTCGCGGCCGGGTTGTCCCGGTCGACGGCGGTGGTGCTGGTCGCGGTGGTCGTCGTGGCGGCGGTGATCGCGGTTTTCCGGCACGCCGAGAAGCGCTGGTGGGCGTTGGCGGGAGCGGTGGTCGCGCCGTTGGGGGTGGCGGGCTATCTGGGGTTCGTCGCGTACCGGACGGGCAGTTGGACCGGCTGGCAGGACATCGAGTTGCGGGGCTGGAACACCGAGTTCGATTTCGGGGCGGAGACCGCGGATTCGGTGTTGGTGCGGTTGACCGGGGACGAGTCGGTGTTCAGCACGGTGACGGTGTTGTCGCTGCTGGGCGCGGTGGCGCTGGCGGTGGTGGCGGGGTTCGTCCGGGTGCCGTGGCCGCTGACGCTGTACGGCGTCGGTGTGCTGCTGCTGGCGATCGGGACGCGGGGGCTGCCGGATGCGAAGATCCGGTTCATCCTGCCGGCTTTCCCGCTGCTGATCCCGATCGCGATCGGGTTGTCGAAGCGGCGGACGGTGACGGCGGTGGCGGCGGCGACGGCGTGGGTCGTCCTGGGTGCGTGGTTCTCCGCTCATGCCCTGACGGCCTGGCAGTA encodes the following:
- a CDS encoding glycogen operon protein GlgX, which translates into the protein MDSIRPRGDAFYSRLFGWSLKWRGTQPFLVLGSGICAVTLPKINGAQVLTRLAETGCEGPAIAVLTQQGPRVAILAESDGLIPPRISLPPHVEVLAWGALLPLPVDSGRAEAHAEWLSAPDPRQRWLPSLDAVLAGVRPR
- a CDS encoding TetR family transcriptional regulator, whose product is MTDSPRRAPVTRAGATPAGRRRLRRALAAAAVDLFVAKGYEATTVDEIAAAAGVGRRTFFRYFDAKDDVLFANHDEIVAEMEETFAAAAPDRDPVEVACAAVGLVLDSYAAELDVSLKRFTLTRTVPSLRDKEVATVDRYQRVLARYLGARFTEQGDETASLRAAVAAAAIAAANNHVLRRWLRSGGQDDIAASAAEAFALVIDAFRAEPDAADDAETTVVAVLTTATPLHAVIAKVNAALNES
- a CDS encoding histidine kinase, which produces MITRQRLRAWWDALRYTAFTGTDAPPERSAGLRWLRALAIAGCGLWAGFVTFSTVSVSPPAKTFNVLVTVLPCLLAVRSPLWGWRTLIAGVVSTPLTLPGIAASWGWPWAPGLALTAALVFYLVGESNDQAELTWAGLISFGAATPFLKDWRDAALLVLLGGIAFFLGNTVRQRRLAEEERAAQQERRLAQETRAALLEERAGIARELHDVVAHHMSVLAVRADSARFRFADPAKAGREAEIWQEFADLAGTAREGLTELRRLLGVLRSEEHALPTSPQPGLGRVVELVEGVRAAGTACELHLRGDLDTVPVGVALSVFRIVQEALSNAIQHAPGAPISVGLTAGPESVRLLIENGPGDGPRRTERTGSGHGLLGMRERAAMLAADLETGERPDGGFLVALTVPLDREGHPQP
- a CDS encoding response regulator transcription factor, which codes for MISVVIADDQTMVRQSFRAVLDAQPDMRVLGEAADGNTAVALCAELAPDVVLMDVRMPELDGIEATRRVVAERQAVRVLILTTFDIDEYVFGGLRAGASGFLLKDSPLDDLVTAVRVVAAGNALFAPTITRRLIGEFTRTHASAHSGHSLVTELTARETEVLRLVARGLSNTEIAQALVIAEQTAKSHVSRVFAKLGVRDRAQAVMVAYEAGLVVPGTTP
- a CDS encoding glycosyltransferase 87 family protein — its product is MKWSRGRRLDPALIVVGAAMMVCALVALGWWIRELPLGVDSAVYRAGGFAVVRKESLYSPLRALPGWAPELPFTYPPFAALLFSSLTALPTQLCWGLLALAAAPSLYFALRPFADRAHLPLLLLGAFALQPVWQTIGLGQVNLVLMAAVVTDLLLLRDSRRCGIMIGIVAAVKLVPLIFIVHLLVARRTADAARALAAFLGATVFAMVVLPADSVRFWTSAIFNDHFAEMKGWVGNQSWQGFVARTVPEGRTATVVIVVSGVVFAVLSMWFVHRLHRAGDDRAAVLVTAGCSLLISPISWTHHWVWVVPAIGFFAAGGHREVALAVAVVFTGWTVAVVPGGGGAERDWNLVQALIGNAYLLTLLIVGFFRLPWRITLYMLGQFVSTSSRSKRQNAGDDADAGRGRQNPVHGDHAPGNHGKPTATKAPNSGVGQRVVEDDWDEDPDRVQRGGRW
- a CDS encoding epoxide hydrolase family protein; the protein is MIKPFRIDIPQTDLDDLHDRLSRTRWPNEIADAGWDYGFPLARLKELAEHWRTGYDWRAHEAELNELPHFTTEIDGQNIHFVHVRSANPDALALILTHGWPGSFLEFLDVIEPLSRNFHLVVPSIPGYGFSGPTHERGWDVTRIARAWAELMHRLGYERYGAQGGDFGSGISIALGSAAPGRVVGVHVNYLPTRPEPGVELSGKDEARVDRVRQLMANRPPYQALQAATPQTLGYALTDSPVGQLAWIAERFAQWTDPRSPVSDDRMLTDVSLYWLTATAASSARLHHETPRGTEPCPVPLGVAVFPSDITQSVRSLAERLYDIRHWSEFERGGHFAAMEVPDLLAEDIRVFFLGLLAKG
- a CDS encoding MarR family transcriptional regulator; this encodes MENSSEEMPVRWQGLPSWLLTQTANHAHRLVTDGFSAVDGRGYHYRVLATLEELGPASQATLGRRSGIHVSEMVATINELAERELVERAPDPADRRRNVISLTTAGKRQLRKLEKQLAERQDELLEPLSPGEREQLSELLSKLLDHHDRRIGADLS